A single region of the Procambarus clarkii isolate CNS0578487 chromosome 94, FALCON_Pclarkii_2.0, whole genome shotgun sequence genome encodes:
- the LOC123747201 gene encoding cuticle protein AMP4-like isoform X1 translates to MILTVTMAVLVAGAMADKAPLDGPLVGIVHSEQHHPGANGAHSFDFEAENGIKMHVSGNLGENGGENSIGHWSYPLEDGSIAFLKFVADENGYQPESDLLPVAPEFPHPIPQFVLDQIAFAEAERERLAREGKTQ, encoded by the exons ATGATACTG ACGGTGACAATGGCTGTGCTGGTGGCTGGGGCCATGGCCGACAAGGCGCCCCTCGATGGCCCTCTCGTGGGCATCGTTCACAGCGAGCAGCATCACCCAGGCGCGAACGGCGCTCACAGCTTCGACTTCGAGGCTGAGAACGGCATCAAGATGCACGTGTCCGGTAATCTGGGCGAGAATGGCGGAGAAAACAGCATCGGCCACTGGAG ctACCCCTTGGAGGACGGTAGTATTGCTTTCCTCAAGTTCGTGGCTGACGAGAACGGCTACCAGCCCGAGTCCGACCTGCTGCCCGTGGCCCCGGAGTtcccccaccccatcccccaGTTCGTCCTCGACCAGATCGCCTTCGCCGAGGCCGAGAGGGAACGTCTGGCCCGCGAGGGCAAAACACAGTGA
- the LOC123747201 gene encoding cuticle protein AMP4-like isoform X2, which yields MAVLVAGAMADKAPLDGPLVGIVHSEQHHPGANGAHSFDFEAENGIKMHVSGNLGENGGENSIGHWSYPLEDGSIAFLKFVADENGYQPESDLLPVAPEFPHPIPQFVLDQIAFAEAERERLAREGKTQ from the exons ATGGCTGTGCTGGTGGCTGGGGCCATGGCCGACAAGGCGCCCCTCGATGGCCCTCTCGTGGGCATCGTTCACAGCGAGCAGCATCACCCAGGCGCGAACGGCGCTCACAGCTTCGACTTCGAGGCTGAGAACGGCATCAAGATGCACGTGTCCGGTAATCTGGGCGAGAATGGCGGAGAAAACAGCATCGGCCACTGGAG ctACCCCTTGGAGGACGGTAGTATTGCTTTCCTCAAGTTCGTGGCTGACGAGAACGGCTACCAGCCCGAGTCCGACCTGCTGCCCGTGGCCCCGGAGTtcccccaccccatcccccaGTTCGTCCTCGACCAGATCGCCTTCGCCGAGGCCGAGAGGGAACGTCTGGCCCGCGAGGGCAAAACACAGTGA